In Mastacembelus armatus chromosome 22, fMasArm1.2, whole genome shotgun sequence, a genomic segment contains:
- the LOC113129504 gene encoding uncharacterized protein LOC113129504 — protein sequence MEGRQQNTNSYDEESTEYMAAAIQNMDPHPDLHPPGSPSPSTSSPPLPPLPMSSSTSASALLALASPATRRSISMGDFRRVTGALLGGSESPSTSATAPSSKLVTPSSSMEFEAARRRLLEVEERQRVIREMERRLEELREMFVRSEQEVVVHGELVSRISSAAQQGELYVAENSQRLKKGLRFKKHRPTIVFSSMLGLRTCLPWPVKLK from the coding sequence ATGGAAGGAcgacaacaaaacacaaattccTACGATGAGGAATCAACTGAGTACATGGCAGCAGCTATTCAAAACATGGACCCACATCCTGATCTCCACCCACCGGGTTCACCTTCTCCATCAacatcttctcctcctcttcctcctctaccCATGTCATCTTCTACATCAGCTTCTGCTCTCCTGGCACTGGCATCtccagccaccaggcgctccATTTCCATGGGAGACTTCCGGAGAGTGACAGGAGCTCTGTTAGGAGGTTCTGAATCCCCATCCACCTCTGCCACGGCCCCCTCCTCCAAGCTCGTCACCCCCAGCTCCAGTATGGAGTTTGAGGCAGCTCGACGGCGCCTTCTGGAGGTGGAGGAGCGACAGCGTGTTATCAGAGAGATGGAGCGACGGCTAGAGGAGCTCAGGGAGATGTTTGTACGCTCAGAGCAGGAGGTGGTGGTTCACGGGGAGCTGGTGTCACGGATCTCTAGTGCAGCCCAGCAGGGGGAGCTGTACGTAGCTGAAAACAGCCAACGACTGAAGAAAGGCCTGCGGTTCAAGAAACATCGACCCACCATCGTCTTCTCCTCCATGCTTGGACTCCGAACGTGCCTCCCCTGGCCTGTGAAGCTCAAAT
- the rps6ka1 gene encoding ribosomal protein S6 kinase alpha-1 isoform X3 has product MPLAQIAEPWPTMELVQLETENGQSTAEDGVTSAVKEDGDIKEINITHVVKEGSEKADASQFELLKVLGQGSFGKVFLVRKVTPPDANQLYAMKVLKKATLKVRDRVRTKMERDILADVNHPFVVKLHYAFQTEGKLYLILDFLRGGDLFTRLSKEVMFTEEDVKFYLAELALGLDHLHSLGIIYRDLKPENILLDEEGHIKLTDFGLCKEAIDHEKKAYSFCGTVEYMAPEVVNRQGHTHSADWWSFGVLMYEMLTGSLPFQGKDRKETMHLILKARLGMPQFLSAEAQSLLRALFKRGPANRLGSGADGAEEIKRHGFFSTIDWNKLFRKESKPPFKPAVARPDDTFYFDSEFTSRTPKDSPGVPPSAGAHQLFRGFSFVATTLLEEEGSTEPLQPPPHPVVQQLHGKNLLFSEGYILKEDIGMGSFSVCKRCIHKATNTEYAVKMIDKTSTDPSEEIEILLRYGQHPNIITLKDVYDNGKQVFMVTELMRGGELLDRILKQKFFSEREASAVLHTITKTVEYLHSQGVVHRDLKPSNILYVDESGNPESIRICDFGFAKQLRANNGLLMTPCYTANFVAPEVLKRQGYDEGCDIWSLGVLLYTMLAGFTPFANGPEDTPNEILNRIGNGHFSLTGGNWDTVSDAAKDLVSKMLHVDPHQRLTAKQVLRHPWIVQRDKLPNSQLPHQDPKLVKGAMAATYSALKNSQPTPELKPIESSFLAQRRVKKLPSTSL; this is encoded by the exons GAAGATGGAGACATCAAGGAGATCAACATTACTCATGTGGTCAAAGAGGGCTCAGAGAAGGCAGATGCTTCTCAGTTTGAACTGCTCAAAGTCCTGGGACAGGGGTCCTTTGGCAAG GTGTTCCTGGTGCGAAAGGTGACGCCTCCAGATGCCAACCAACTCTATGCCATGAAGGTCCTCAAGAAGGCAACGCTAAAAG TGAGAGACCGTGTGAGGACCAAGATGGAAAGAGACATTCTGGCAGATGTCAACCACCCATTTGTTGTCAAACTGCACTATG CATTCCAAACTGAAGGGAAGTTGTACTTGATCCTGGACTTCCTCAGAGGAGGAGATCTCTTCACTAGACTCTCTAAGGAG GTGATGTTCACAGAGGAGGATGTGAAATTTTATCTAGCAGAGCTGGCATTAGGACTGGACCACCTCCACAGTCTGGGCATCATTTACAGAGACCTCAAACCTGAAAA CATTCTCCTGGATGAGGAAGGACATATCAAACTCACTG ATTTTGGTTTGTGTAAAGAAGCTATTGATCATGAGAAGAAGGCGTATTCCTTCTGTGGAACTGTGGAGTACATGGCACCAGAGGTTGTGAACAGACAGGGACACACCCACAGTGCTGACTGGTGGTCATTTGGAGTACTAATG TATGAGATGTTGACAGGATCGCTACCATTTCAAGGGAAGGACCGCAAAGAAACAATGCATCTGATTCTGAA GGCACGTCTGGGAATGCCTCAGTTCCTGAGTGCAGAGGCCCAGTCCCTGCTCAGGGCTTTGTTCAAGAGGGGCCCTGCCAACAGACTGG GATCTGGTGCTGATGGTGCAGAGGAGATCAAACGGCATGGATTCTTCTCCACCATAGACTGGAAT aaactcttcaggAAAGAATCAAAGCCTCCGTTCAAACCAGCTGTGGCACGTCCAGATGACACTTTCTACTTCGACTCTGAATTCACTTCCCGCACCCctaaag ACTCCCCTGGTGTGCCCCCAAGCGCCGGAGCTCACCAGCTCTTCAGAGGCTTCAGCTTTGTTGCAACAACCCTGTTGGAGGAAGAAGGCTCGACAGAGCCATTGCAACCCCCACCGCATCCAGTGGTCCAG CAATTACATGGGAAGAACCTGCTGTTCAGTGAAGGCTACATATTGAAGGAAGACATCGGCATGGGCTCCTTCTCCGTCTGTAAACGATGTATCCACAAAGCCACCAACACAGAATACGCTGTCAAG ATGATTGACAAGACCAGTACAGACCCCTCTGAGGAGATTGAGATTCTGCTTCGATATGGGCAGCACCCCAACATCATAACACTGAAGgat GTGTACGACAACGGTAAGCAGGTGTTCATGGTGACGGAGCTGATGCGCGGGGGAGAGCTGCTGGATCGGATCCTCAAACAGAAGTTCTTTTCGGAGAGAGAGGCCAGCGCTGTGCTCCACACCATCACCAAGACTGTAGAGTACCTGCACTCACAGGGG GTGGTGCACAGAGACCTGAAGCCCAGCAACATCCTCTATGTTGACGAGTCAGGGAATCCAGAGTCAATCAGGATCTGTGACTTTGGCTTTGCTAAGCAATTGCGTGCCAACAACGGCCTGCTGATGACCCCATGCTACACTGCTAACTTCGTAGCTCCTGAG GTGCTGAAACGTCAGGGCTATGATGAAGGATGTGACATCTGGAGCCTGGGAGTTTTACTGTACACCATGCTAGCTGG TTTTACTCCATTTGCCAACGGCCCTGAGGACACACCTAATGAGATCCTCAACAGGATAGGCAATGGTCACTTCAGCCTGACTGGAGGCAACTGGGACACTGTGTCAGATGCAGCTAAG GACCTCGTGTCCAAAATGCTTCATGTGGACCCCCATCAGAGACTGACTGCTAAGCAGGTCCTCAGGCACCCCTGGATTGTCCAGAGAGACAAACTACCCAACAGCCAGCTCCCACACCAGGATCCCAAACTGGTCAAG GGTGCAATGGCAGCCACCTATTCTGCCCTGAAGAATTCCCAACCAACTCCAGAGCTCAAGCCCATCGAGAGCTCCTTCCTCGCTCAGAGGCGTGTCAAGAAGCTTCCCTCCACCTCCCTGTAG
- the rps6ka1 gene encoding ribosomal protein S6 kinase alpha-1 isoform X1 → MLGVLLQSLAQLPAVLADYYLSGLLEEGQVDSESDDDEWHSFSQVQNGQSTAEDGVTSAVKEDGDIKEINITHVVKEGSEKADASQFELLKVLGQGSFGKVFLVRKVTPPDANQLYAMKVLKKATLKVRDRVRTKMERDILADVNHPFVVKLHYAFQTEGKLYLILDFLRGGDLFTRLSKEVMFTEEDVKFYLAELALGLDHLHSLGIIYRDLKPENILLDEEGHIKLTDFGLCKEAIDHEKKAYSFCGTVEYMAPEVVNRQGHTHSADWWSFGVLMYEMLTGSLPFQGKDRKETMHLILKARLGMPQFLSAEAQSLLRALFKRGPANRLGSGADGAEEIKRHGFFSTIDWNKLFRKESKPPFKPAVARPDDTFYFDSEFTSRTPKDSPGVPPSAGAHQLFRGFSFVATTLLEEEGSTEPLQPPPHPVVQQLHGKNLLFSEGYILKEDIGMGSFSVCKRCIHKATNTEYAVKMIDKTSTDPSEEIEILLRYGQHPNIITLKDVYDNGKQVFMVTELMRGGELLDRILKQKFFSEREASAVLHTITKTVEYLHSQGVVHRDLKPSNILYVDESGNPESIRICDFGFAKQLRANNGLLMTPCYTANFVAPEVLKRQGYDEGCDIWSLGVLLYTMLAGFTPFANGPEDTPNEILNRIGNGHFSLTGGNWDTVSDAAKDLVSKMLHVDPHQRLTAKQVLRHPWIVQRDKLPNSQLPHQDPKLVKGAMAATYSALKNSQPTPELKPIESSFLAQRRVKKLPSTSL, encoded by the exons GAAGATGGAGACATCAAGGAGATCAACATTACTCATGTGGTCAAAGAGGGCTCAGAGAAGGCAGATGCTTCTCAGTTTGAACTGCTCAAAGTCCTGGGACAGGGGTCCTTTGGCAAG GTGTTCCTGGTGCGAAAGGTGACGCCTCCAGATGCCAACCAACTCTATGCCATGAAGGTCCTCAAGAAGGCAACGCTAAAAG TGAGAGACCGTGTGAGGACCAAGATGGAAAGAGACATTCTGGCAGATGTCAACCACCCATTTGTTGTCAAACTGCACTATG CATTCCAAACTGAAGGGAAGTTGTACTTGATCCTGGACTTCCTCAGAGGAGGAGATCTCTTCACTAGACTCTCTAAGGAG GTGATGTTCACAGAGGAGGATGTGAAATTTTATCTAGCAGAGCTGGCATTAGGACTGGACCACCTCCACAGTCTGGGCATCATTTACAGAGACCTCAAACCTGAAAA CATTCTCCTGGATGAGGAAGGACATATCAAACTCACTG ATTTTGGTTTGTGTAAAGAAGCTATTGATCATGAGAAGAAGGCGTATTCCTTCTGTGGAACTGTGGAGTACATGGCACCAGAGGTTGTGAACAGACAGGGACACACCCACAGTGCTGACTGGTGGTCATTTGGAGTACTAATG TATGAGATGTTGACAGGATCGCTACCATTTCAAGGGAAGGACCGCAAAGAAACAATGCATCTGATTCTGAA GGCACGTCTGGGAATGCCTCAGTTCCTGAGTGCAGAGGCCCAGTCCCTGCTCAGGGCTTTGTTCAAGAGGGGCCCTGCCAACAGACTGG GATCTGGTGCTGATGGTGCAGAGGAGATCAAACGGCATGGATTCTTCTCCACCATAGACTGGAAT aaactcttcaggAAAGAATCAAAGCCTCCGTTCAAACCAGCTGTGGCACGTCCAGATGACACTTTCTACTTCGACTCTGAATTCACTTCCCGCACCCctaaag ACTCCCCTGGTGTGCCCCCAAGCGCCGGAGCTCACCAGCTCTTCAGAGGCTTCAGCTTTGTTGCAACAACCCTGTTGGAGGAAGAAGGCTCGACAGAGCCATTGCAACCCCCACCGCATCCAGTGGTCCAG CAATTACATGGGAAGAACCTGCTGTTCAGTGAAGGCTACATATTGAAGGAAGACATCGGCATGGGCTCCTTCTCCGTCTGTAAACGATGTATCCACAAAGCCACCAACACAGAATACGCTGTCAAG ATGATTGACAAGACCAGTACAGACCCCTCTGAGGAGATTGAGATTCTGCTTCGATATGGGCAGCACCCCAACATCATAACACTGAAGgat GTGTACGACAACGGTAAGCAGGTGTTCATGGTGACGGAGCTGATGCGCGGGGGAGAGCTGCTGGATCGGATCCTCAAACAGAAGTTCTTTTCGGAGAGAGAGGCCAGCGCTGTGCTCCACACCATCACCAAGACTGTAGAGTACCTGCACTCACAGGGG GTGGTGCACAGAGACCTGAAGCCCAGCAACATCCTCTATGTTGACGAGTCAGGGAATCCAGAGTCAATCAGGATCTGTGACTTTGGCTTTGCTAAGCAATTGCGTGCCAACAACGGCCTGCTGATGACCCCATGCTACACTGCTAACTTCGTAGCTCCTGAG GTGCTGAAACGTCAGGGCTATGATGAAGGATGTGACATCTGGAGCCTGGGAGTTTTACTGTACACCATGCTAGCTGG TTTTACTCCATTTGCCAACGGCCCTGAGGACACACCTAATGAGATCCTCAACAGGATAGGCAATGGTCACTTCAGCCTGACTGGAGGCAACTGGGACACTGTGTCAGATGCAGCTAAG GACCTCGTGTCCAAAATGCTTCATGTGGACCCCCATCAGAGACTGACTGCTAAGCAGGTCCTCAGGCACCCCTGGATTGTCCAGAGAGACAAACTACCCAACAGCCAGCTCCCACACCAGGATCCCAAACTGGTCAAG GGTGCAATGGCAGCCACCTATTCTGCCCTGAAGAATTCCCAACCAACTCCAGAGCTCAAGCCCATCGAGAGCTCCTTCCTCGCTCAGAGGCGTGTCAAGAAGCTTCCCTCCACCTCCCTGTAG
- the rps6ka1 gene encoding ribosomal protein S6 kinase alpha-1 isoform X4, protein MWRLLFRTRPHTRENDSHITWIEKDFVNIRAQEDGDIKEINITHVVKEGSEKADASQFELLKVLGQGSFGKVFLVRKVTPPDANQLYAMKVLKKATLKVRDRVRTKMERDILADVNHPFVVKLHYAFQTEGKLYLILDFLRGGDLFTRLSKEVMFTEEDVKFYLAELALGLDHLHSLGIIYRDLKPENILLDEEGHIKLTDFGLCKEAIDHEKKAYSFCGTVEYMAPEVVNRQGHTHSADWWSFGVLMYEMLTGSLPFQGKDRKETMHLILKARLGMPQFLSAEAQSLLRALFKRGPANRLGSGADGAEEIKRHGFFSTIDWNKLFRKESKPPFKPAVARPDDTFYFDSEFTSRTPKDSPGVPPSAGAHQLFRGFSFVATTLLEEEGSTEPLQPPPHPVVQQLHGKNLLFSEGYILKEDIGMGSFSVCKRCIHKATNTEYAVKMIDKTSTDPSEEIEILLRYGQHPNIITLKDVYDNGKQVFMVTELMRGGELLDRILKQKFFSEREASAVLHTITKTVEYLHSQGVVHRDLKPSNILYVDESGNPESIRICDFGFAKQLRANNGLLMTPCYTANFVAPEVLKRQGYDEGCDIWSLGVLLYTMLAGFTPFANGPEDTPNEILNRIGNGHFSLTGGNWDTVSDAAKDLVSKMLHVDPHQRLTAKQVLRHPWIVQRDKLPNSQLPHQDPKLVKGAMAATYSALKNSQPTPELKPIESSFLAQRRVKKLPSTSL, encoded by the exons ATGTGGAGGCTTTTGTTccgcaccagaccacacacaAGAGAG AATGACTCTCATATCACCTGGATAGAGAAGGATTTCGTGAATATTAGAGCCCAG GAAGATGGAGACATCAAGGAGATCAACATTACTCATGTGGTCAAAGAGGGCTCAGAGAAGGCAGATGCTTCTCAGTTTGAACTGCTCAAAGTCCTGGGACAGGGGTCCTTTGGCAAG GTGTTCCTGGTGCGAAAGGTGACGCCTCCAGATGCCAACCAACTCTATGCCATGAAGGTCCTCAAGAAGGCAACGCTAAAAG TGAGAGACCGTGTGAGGACCAAGATGGAAAGAGACATTCTGGCAGATGTCAACCACCCATTTGTTGTCAAACTGCACTATG CATTCCAAACTGAAGGGAAGTTGTACTTGATCCTGGACTTCCTCAGAGGAGGAGATCTCTTCACTAGACTCTCTAAGGAG GTGATGTTCACAGAGGAGGATGTGAAATTTTATCTAGCAGAGCTGGCATTAGGACTGGACCACCTCCACAGTCTGGGCATCATTTACAGAGACCTCAAACCTGAAAA CATTCTCCTGGATGAGGAAGGACATATCAAACTCACTG ATTTTGGTTTGTGTAAAGAAGCTATTGATCATGAGAAGAAGGCGTATTCCTTCTGTGGAACTGTGGAGTACATGGCACCAGAGGTTGTGAACAGACAGGGACACACCCACAGTGCTGACTGGTGGTCATTTGGAGTACTAATG TATGAGATGTTGACAGGATCGCTACCATTTCAAGGGAAGGACCGCAAAGAAACAATGCATCTGATTCTGAA GGCACGTCTGGGAATGCCTCAGTTCCTGAGTGCAGAGGCCCAGTCCCTGCTCAGGGCTTTGTTCAAGAGGGGCCCTGCCAACAGACTGG GATCTGGTGCTGATGGTGCAGAGGAGATCAAACGGCATGGATTCTTCTCCACCATAGACTGGAAT aaactcttcaggAAAGAATCAAAGCCTCCGTTCAAACCAGCTGTGGCACGTCCAGATGACACTTTCTACTTCGACTCTGAATTCACTTCCCGCACCCctaaag ACTCCCCTGGTGTGCCCCCAAGCGCCGGAGCTCACCAGCTCTTCAGAGGCTTCAGCTTTGTTGCAACAACCCTGTTGGAGGAAGAAGGCTCGACAGAGCCATTGCAACCCCCACCGCATCCAGTGGTCCAG CAATTACATGGGAAGAACCTGCTGTTCAGTGAAGGCTACATATTGAAGGAAGACATCGGCATGGGCTCCTTCTCCGTCTGTAAACGATGTATCCACAAAGCCACCAACACAGAATACGCTGTCAAG ATGATTGACAAGACCAGTACAGACCCCTCTGAGGAGATTGAGATTCTGCTTCGATATGGGCAGCACCCCAACATCATAACACTGAAGgat GTGTACGACAACGGTAAGCAGGTGTTCATGGTGACGGAGCTGATGCGCGGGGGAGAGCTGCTGGATCGGATCCTCAAACAGAAGTTCTTTTCGGAGAGAGAGGCCAGCGCTGTGCTCCACACCATCACCAAGACTGTAGAGTACCTGCACTCACAGGGG GTGGTGCACAGAGACCTGAAGCCCAGCAACATCCTCTATGTTGACGAGTCAGGGAATCCAGAGTCAATCAGGATCTGTGACTTTGGCTTTGCTAAGCAATTGCGTGCCAACAACGGCCTGCTGATGACCCCATGCTACACTGCTAACTTCGTAGCTCCTGAG GTGCTGAAACGTCAGGGCTATGATGAAGGATGTGACATCTGGAGCCTGGGAGTTTTACTGTACACCATGCTAGCTGG TTTTACTCCATTTGCCAACGGCCCTGAGGACACACCTAATGAGATCCTCAACAGGATAGGCAATGGTCACTTCAGCCTGACTGGAGGCAACTGGGACACTGTGTCAGATGCAGCTAAG GACCTCGTGTCCAAAATGCTTCATGTGGACCCCCATCAGAGACTGACTGCTAAGCAGGTCCTCAGGCACCCCTGGATTGTCCAGAGAGACAAACTACCCAACAGCCAGCTCCCACACCAGGATCCCAAACTGGTCAAG GGTGCAATGGCAGCCACCTATTCTGCCCTGAAGAATTCCCAACCAACTCCAGAGCTCAAGCCCATCGAGAGCTCCTTCCTCGCTCAGAGGCGTGTCAAGAAGCTTCCCTCCACCTCCCTGTAG
- the rps6ka1 gene encoding ribosomal protein S6 kinase alpha-1 isoform X2 — protein sequence MEKDKRKFNLSRWLTLYLFKKSTTLAGSSAHCQSCRSTAATDNDTDTDTSPAPRNQWTEDGDIKEINITHVVKEGSEKADASQFELLKVLGQGSFGKVFLVRKVTPPDANQLYAMKVLKKATLKVRDRVRTKMERDILADVNHPFVVKLHYAFQTEGKLYLILDFLRGGDLFTRLSKEVMFTEEDVKFYLAELALGLDHLHSLGIIYRDLKPENILLDEEGHIKLTDFGLCKEAIDHEKKAYSFCGTVEYMAPEVVNRQGHTHSADWWSFGVLMYEMLTGSLPFQGKDRKETMHLILKARLGMPQFLSAEAQSLLRALFKRGPANRLGSGADGAEEIKRHGFFSTIDWNKLFRKESKPPFKPAVARPDDTFYFDSEFTSRTPKDSPGVPPSAGAHQLFRGFSFVATTLLEEEGSTEPLQPPPHPVVQQLHGKNLLFSEGYILKEDIGMGSFSVCKRCIHKATNTEYAVKMIDKTSTDPSEEIEILLRYGQHPNIITLKDVYDNGKQVFMVTELMRGGELLDRILKQKFFSEREASAVLHTITKTVEYLHSQGVVHRDLKPSNILYVDESGNPESIRICDFGFAKQLRANNGLLMTPCYTANFVAPEVLKRQGYDEGCDIWSLGVLLYTMLAGFTPFANGPEDTPNEILNRIGNGHFSLTGGNWDTVSDAAKDLVSKMLHVDPHQRLTAKQVLRHPWIVQRDKLPNSQLPHQDPKLVKGAMAATYSALKNSQPTPELKPIESSFLAQRRVKKLPSTSL from the exons ATGGAGAAGGACAAGAGGAAGTTCAACCTGAGCCGCTGGCTGACCCTCTACCTGTTTAAAAAGAGCACAACCTTGGCTGGCAGCTCTGCGCACTGTCAGAGTTGCAGATCTACAGCTGCTACAGACAAcgacactgacactgacacttcaCCTGCACCAAGGAACCAGTGGACG GAAGATGGAGACATCAAGGAGATCAACATTACTCATGTGGTCAAAGAGGGCTCAGAGAAGGCAGATGCTTCTCAGTTTGAACTGCTCAAAGTCCTGGGACAGGGGTCCTTTGGCAAG GTGTTCCTGGTGCGAAAGGTGACGCCTCCAGATGCCAACCAACTCTATGCCATGAAGGTCCTCAAGAAGGCAACGCTAAAAG TGAGAGACCGTGTGAGGACCAAGATGGAAAGAGACATTCTGGCAGATGTCAACCACCCATTTGTTGTCAAACTGCACTATG CATTCCAAACTGAAGGGAAGTTGTACTTGATCCTGGACTTCCTCAGAGGAGGAGATCTCTTCACTAGACTCTCTAAGGAG GTGATGTTCACAGAGGAGGATGTGAAATTTTATCTAGCAGAGCTGGCATTAGGACTGGACCACCTCCACAGTCTGGGCATCATTTACAGAGACCTCAAACCTGAAAA CATTCTCCTGGATGAGGAAGGACATATCAAACTCACTG ATTTTGGTTTGTGTAAAGAAGCTATTGATCATGAGAAGAAGGCGTATTCCTTCTGTGGAACTGTGGAGTACATGGCACCAGAGGTTGTGAACAGACAGGGACACACCCACAGTGCTGACTGGTGGTCATTTGGAGTACTAATG TATGAGATGTTGACAGGATCGCTACCATTTCAAGGGAAGGACCGCAAAGAAACAATGCATCTGATTCTGAA GGCACGTCTGGGAATGCCTCAGTTCCTGAGTGCAGAGGCCCAGTCCCTGCTCAGGGCTTTGTTCAAGAGGGGCCCTGCCAACAGACTGG GATCTGGTGCTGATGGTGCAGAGGAGATCAAACGGCATGGATTCTTCTCCACCATAGACTGGAAT aaactcttcaggAAAGAATCAAAGCCTCCGTTCAAACCAGCTGTGGCACGTCCAGATGACACTTTCTACTTCGACTCTGAATTCACTTCCCGCACCCctaaag ACTCCCCTGGTGTGCCCCCAAGCGCCGGAGCTCACCAGCTCTTCAGAGGCTTCAGCTTTGTTGCAACAACCCTGTTGGAGGAAGAAGGCTCGACAGAGCCATTGCAACCCCCACCGCATCCAGTGGTCCAG CAATTACATGGGAAGAACCTGCTGTTCAGTGAAGGCTACATATTGAAGGAAGACATCGGCATGGGCTCCTTCTCCGTCTGTAAACGATGTATCCACAAAGCCACCAACACAGAATACGCTGTCAAG ATGATTGACAAGACCAGTACAGACCCCTCTGAGGAGATTGAGATTCTGCTTCGATATGGGCAGCACCCCAACATCATAACACTGAAGgat GTGTACGACAACGGTAAGCAGGTGTTCATGGTGACGGAGCTGATGCGCGGGGGAGAGCTGCTGGATCGGATCCTCAAACAGAAGTTCTTTTCGGAGAGAGAGGCCAGCGCTGTGCTCCACACCATCACCAAGACTGTAGAGTACCTGCACTCACAGGGG GTGGTGCACAGAGACCTGAAGCCCAGCAACATCCTCTATGTTGACGAGTCAGGGAATCCAGAGTCAATCAGGATCTGTGACTTTGGCTTTGCTAAGCAATTGCGTGCCAACAACGGCCTGCTGATGACCCCATGCTACACTGCTAACTTCGTAGCTCCTGAG GTGCTGAAACGTCAGGGCTATGATGAAGGATGTGACATCTGGAGCCTGGGAGTTTTACTGTACACCATGCTAGCTGG TTTTACTCCATTTGCCAACGGCCCTGAGGACACACCTAATGAGATCCTCAACAGGATAGGCAATGGTCACTTCAGCCTGACTGGAGGCAACTGGGACACTGTGTCAGATGCAGCTAAG GACCTCGTGTCCAAAATGCTTCATGTGGACCCCCATCAGAGACTGACTGCTAAGCAGGTCCTCAGGCACCCCTGGATTGTCCAGAGAGACAAACTACCCAACAGCCAGCTCCCACACCAGGATCCCAAACTGGTCAAG GGTGCAATGGCAGCCACCTATTCTGCCCTGAAGAATTCCCAACCAACTCCAGAGCTCAAGCCCATCGAGAGCTCCTTCCTCGCTCAGAGGCGTGTCAAGAAGCTTCCCTCCACCTCCCTGTAG